The genomic interval CGGGCGCGTCGAACGTCGCGAACGCCGTCGCCCCCCTCGTCGGGAGCGACGCCATCACCGCCAGCAACGGCGTCCTGCTCGCCGGCGCGGCCATCGGCCTCGGCGCGTTCACCATCGCCCGCCGCACCCTCGACACCGTCGGGAACGACCTCACCGACCTCCCGTTGCTCGCCGCGCTCATCGTTGAGGTCGTCTCCGCGAGCCTCATCACCTTCCTCTCCACCATCGGCATCCCCGCCAGCCTCGCCGTCTCCGCCACGATGTCCATCGTCGGCCTCGGCTGGGGGCGCGCCACCCGCACCGTGAAAGCCACCGACGTGGCGCGCCGGGACGTGGACGCGAAAGTCAGCATGAACGCGCTCGCCGCAGACCGCCCCGACGAGGTTCCCGCGATGGGCGAGGAAGACCCCGACGAACTCGTCGCCAGCGACCTCTTCGACCCCTCCACCACCGCCCGCGTCGTCGTCCTCTGGGTGCTCACCCCCTCCATCGCCGCCGTCGCCTCGTGGGGACTGTTCAGCCTGATACCGCTTTACACGCCCTGAGGACGGACGCATCCCACAAGCCATATGACTCCGGCCGTAGAACCGTCGGGTGATGCCAACCGTCGAATACCTCAACTACGAAGTGCTGGACGACCACGGCTGGGATATCGAGGACGACGACCTCTTCGAGAAAGCCGCAGACGCCGGTCTCGACGCCGAGGACTACGGCGAACTCGACGTCCCCCAGGGCGGCTACATCCTCGAAACCGCCGAGGCCCAGGGCTACGACTGGCCGTTCTCGTGCCGCGCCGGTGCGTGCGCGAACTGCGCGTCCATCCTCAAGGAGGGCGAAATCAACATGGACATGCAGCAGATCCTCTCCGACGAGGAGGTCGAGGAGAAGAACGTCCGCCTCACCTGCATCGGCAGCCCCGAGACGGAGGAAGTCAAGATCGTCTACAACGCGAAGCACCTCGACTACCTCCAGAACCGCGTCATCTAACGCGACAGCGTTACGGTTCGCAGGACAGCCGTCCTGCGTCACTCTAACGCGGCGTCCAGCTTTCTCCGTTCTTTCCACCTCCGTAGCCGGCGGCTCGGCGGGCGCGGGCAGTAACGCCTAACACGCCGGCCCCCGCTGATTGGGGTAGTGTACGCGACGATTCCCGACCTCCTTCGACTCCTCTTCGTGCCGGCGTTGGCGTGGGCGGCCTACCACGACGTGCGCGTGCGGCGGGTGCCGAACGAACTCTGGTATCCGTTCGTCGCGCTCGGCCTCGGCCTGCTGGCGTGGGAGTACGTGCTGGTTGAGCGGACGAGCGTCTTTCTGGTGCGGGCGGCGGTGAGCCTGCTGGTGATTCCGCTGGCGTACGTGTTCTGGTTCATCGGCGGGTTCGGGGGCGCGGATTTCAAGGCGTTCTGCGTCGTCGCCCTGCTCTATCCGACGTATCCGAGTTACTACGTCGCCGACCTCGCGCTCCCGCTCGTCCGCACCCAGCTGGGCGTGTTCTCGGTGACGGTGGTGACGAACGCGATGCTCGCCAGTCTGGGGTATCCGCTCGCGCTCGGCCTGCGGAACGCGCTCACGGGCGTGGTCTCGAAACTGATGTTCGTCGGGCGGCCCGTCACCACCCACCAGTTGGCGGAGGCGCACGGAAGCCTCCTCGAAACCCCCGAGGGGTTCTCGC from Salarchaeum japonicum carries:
- the fer gene encoding ferredoxin Fer, which translates into the protein MPTVEYLNYEVLDDHGWDIEDDDLFEKAADAGLDAEDYGELDVPQGGYILETAEAQGYDWPFSCRAGACANCASILKEGEINMDMQQILSDEEVEEKNVRLTCIGSPETEEVKIVYNAKHLDYLQNRVI
- a CDS encoding A24 family peptidase; the encoded protein is MYATIPDLLRLLFVPALAWAAYHDVRVRRVPNELWYPFVALGLGLLAWEYVLVERTSVFLVRAAVSLLVIPLAYVFWFIGGFGGADFKAFCVVALLYPTYPSYYVADLALPLVRTQLGVFSVTVVTNAMLASLGYPLALGLRNALTGVVSKLMFVGRPVTTHQLAEAHGSLLETPEGFSRGGLDLDALRMYLRWRGVTLGQLLAHPERYRDPATVPEETNDPGDGSVTTEEIPDPASEPDPREAAGEYDDPWGAARFLDDIDSTAYGTTPAKLRDGLDVITSQTRVWITPGVPFIVPLFVGLLLALTAGDLLFALMRLIGLV